The following are encoded together in the Nocardioides sp. Arc9.136 genome:
- the ribD gene encoding bifunctional diaminohydroxyphosphoribosylaminopyrimidine deaminase/5-amino-6-(5-phosphoribosylamino)uracil reductase RibD, protein MGFSEAEQRAMRRALTLAASPGVPLGPNPRVGCVLLADDGSTVAEGHHRGAGTAHAEADALARAGERARGTTAVVTLEPCNHTGRTGPCARALVEAGVRRVVFAQGDANPVAVGGADTLRAAGVEVEEGLLAGEARALNRTWTFAVEHARPFVTWKFATTLDGRSAAADGTSRWVSGRAARIDTHRLRALADTMLVGTATVEVDDPALTVRDEHDVPVADQPLRAVMGLRDLDPGRRVLDGQAPTVLLRTRDPHEALADLRARDRQHVFLEGGPTLAAAFLRAGLVDEVVAYVAPVLLGAGTSAVADLGITTISAALRPMVTDVTVLEPATPDEQPNVRLTMTPDRSAAAAGHTEEH, encoded by the coding sequence ATGGGCTTCAGCGAGGCCGAGCAGCGCGCGATGCGCCGCGCCCTCACGCTGGCCGCGAGCCCGGGCGTGCCGCTGGGCCCGAACCCGCGGGTCGGCTGCGTGCTGCTCGCCGACGACGGCTCGACGGTGGCCGAGGGCCACCACCGCGGCGCCGGCACGGCGCACGCCGAGGCCGACGCCCTGGCCCGCGCGGGGGAGCGGGCCCGGGGCACGACGGCCGTGGTGACCCTCGAGCCGTGCAACCACACCGGCCGCACCGGCCCGTGCGCCCGGGCGCTGGTGGAGGCGGGCGTGCGGCGCGTGGTCTTCGCCCAGGGGGACGCCAACCCCGTGGCCGTCGGCGGCGCCGACACGCTGCGGGCGGCCGGCGTCGAGGTCGAGGAGGGCCTGCTGGCCGGCGAGGCCCGTGCGCTCAACCGCACCTGGACGTTCGCCGTCGAGCACGCCCGGCCCTTCGTCACCTGGAAGTTCGCGACCACGCTCGACGGGCGCAGCGCCGCGGCCGACGGCACCAGCCGGTGGGTCTCCGGCCGCGCCGCCCGGATCGACACCCACCGGCTCCGGGCGCTGGCCGACACGATGCTCGTCGGGACCGCGACGGTCGAGGTCGACGACCCGGCGCTGACCGTCCGCGACGAGCACGACGTGCCCGTGGCCGACCAGCCCCTGCGCGCGGTCATGGGCCTGCGCGACCTCGACCCCGGCCGGCGGGTCCTCGACGGGCAGGCCCCGACGGTGCTGCTGCGCACCCGCGACCCGCACGAGGCGCTCGCCGACCTGCGCGCCCGCGACCGTCAGCACGTCTTCCTCGAGGGCGGGCCGACCCTCGCCGCGGCGTTCCTGCGCGCGGGTCTCGTCGACGAGGTGGTGGCGTACGTCGCGCCGGTGCTGCTCGGCGCCGGGACGTCCGCCGTGGCCGACCTCGGAATCACCACCATCTCCGCGGCGTTGCGGCCCATGGTCACCGACGTGACCGTGCTGGAGCCGGCGACGCCGGACGAGCAGCCGAACGTCCGGCTGACCATGACCCCCGACCGGTCCGCAGCGGCGGCCGGGCACACCGAGGAGCACTGA
- the ligD gene encoding non-homologous end-joining DNA ligase gives MAASKSASKTPSVEIEVDDRVVRVSNPDRVYFPESGATKLDLVEYYVAVGPGIVNALLERPCMLHRFPKGLAGDKVHQKRLPQGAPPWVETVRLHFPRWDRTADELCVTELASVIWAVQMSTVEFHPWNSRREDTEKPDEWRIDLDPGPDCDFDRVRRVAGVAREVLDELGVTGYPKTSGSKGLHVYVRIRPDHGFKEVRRAALAFAREVERRAPDDVDLTWWRKDRDPATVFVDYNQNARDHTIAAAYSVRGLPDARVSTPIRWDEVADVDPRDLTIFTVPQRFAELGDLHADIDADPWDIAPLLEWADRDEAAGAEGPADPEE, from the coding sequence GTGGCCGCCTCGAAGTCCGCGTCGAAGACCCCGTCCGTCGAGATCGAGGTCGACGACCGCGTCGTGCGGGTGAGCAACCCCGACCGGGTGTACTTCCCCGAGTCCGGCGCCACCAAGCTCGACCTGGTCGAGTACTACGTGGCCGTCGGTCCCGGCATCGTCAACGCGCTCCTCGAGCGGCCCTGCATGCTGCACCGGTTCCCGAAGGGCCTGGCCGGGGACAAGGTGCACCAGAAGCGGCTGCCGCAGGGCGCGCCGCCGTGGGTGGAGACCGTGCGCCTGCACTTCCCGCGCTGGGACCGCACCGCCGACGAGCTGTGCGTCACCGAGCTGGCCTCGGTCATCTGGGCGGTGCAGATGTCCACGGTCGAGTTCCACCCCTGGAACAGCCGCCGCGAGGACACCGAGAAGCCCGACGAGTGGCGCATCGACCTCGACCCGGGCCCGGACTGCGACTTCGACCGGGTACGTCGCGTGGCCGGCGTCGCCCGCGAGGTGCTCGACGAGCTCGGGGTGACGGGCTACCCCAAGACCAGCGGCAGCAAGGGCCTGCACGTCTACGTCCGGATCCGCCCCGACCACGGGTTCAAGGAGGTCCGGCGGGCGGCGCTGGCCTTCGCCCGCGAGGTCGAGCGGCGGGCGCCCGACGACGTCGACCTCACCTGGTGGCGCAAGGACCGCGACCCCGCCACGGTCTTCGTCGACTACAACCAGAACGCCCGCGACCACACCATCGCCGCGGCGTACTCCGTGCGCGGGCTGCCCGACGCCCGCGTGTCCACCCCGATCCGGTGGGACGAGGTCGCCGACGTCGACCCGCGCGACCTCACGATCTTCACCGTGCCGCAGCGCTTCGCCGAGCTCGGCGACCTCCACGCGGACATCGACGCCGACCCGTGGGACATCGCCCCGCTGCTGGAGTGGGCCGACCGGGACGAGGCGGCGGGCGCGGAGGGACCGGCCGACCCGGAGGAGTGA
- the rpe gene encoding ribulose-phosphate 3-epimerase, which yields MGHLQITPSILNADFANLGAEVARIPGADWVHVDVMDNHFVPNLTFGPTMVEALARTTDVPLDAHLMIEEPDSNALAYVEAGCGSVTFHVEAARAPVRLARELRSHGARASMALRPATPIEPYEDLLGELDMVLLMTVEPGFGGQKFLDLVLPKIRRARALMDKHGVETWLQVDGGVSLETIGRCAEAGADVFVAGSAVYSADDPDAMVASLRETATAARG from the coding sequence GTGGGCCACCTCCAGATCACGCCGAGCATCCTCAACGCCGACTTCGCGAACCTCGGGGCGGAGGTGGCGCGGATCCCCGGCGCGGACTGGGTCCACGTCGACGTCATGGACAACCACTTCGTCCCCAACCTCACCTTCGGCCCGACCATGGTCGAGGCACTCGCCCGGACCACGGACGTCCCCCTCGACGCGCACCTGATGATCGAGGAGCCCGACAGCAACGCGCTGGCGTACGTCGAGGCCGGCTGCGGCTCCGTCACGTTCCACGTCGAGGCGGCCAGGGCGCCCGTGCGCCTGGCGCGCGAGCTGCGCTCGCACGGGGCGCGCGCCTCGATGGCGCTGCGGCCGGCGACCCCGATCGAGCCCTACGAGGACCTGCTCGGCGAGCTCGACATGGTGCTGCTGATGACCGTCGAGCCCGGCTTCGGCGGCCAGAAGTTCCTCGACCTGGTGCTGCCCAAGATCCGCCGCGCCCGCGCCCTCATGGACAAGCACGGCGTCGAGACGTGGCTGCAGGTCGACGGGGGAGTCTCGCTGGAGACCATCGGGCGCTGCGCCGAGGCCGGTGCCGACGTCTTCGTGGCCGGCTCGGCCGTCTACTCCGCCGACGACCCCGACGCCATGGTCGCCTCGCTGCGCGAGACCGCCACCGCCGCCCGGGGCTGA
- a CDS encoding riboflavin synthase yields MFTGIVEELGTVAAVEDQGDAIRLTIRAATVLEDAALGDSIAVNGCCLTVAGREDDTWTADVMQETLDKTSLRGVQPGDRVNLERAVTAATRLGGHIVQGHVDGVGEVLRRTPSEHWELVEVSLPGHLGRYLVDKGSITVDGVSLTVVEAGEGSFTVSLIPETLARTTLGSRQVGDRVNLEADVIAKHVEKLLAGHLPPAPATTPGEDA; encoded by the coding sequence ATGTTCACAGGGATCGTCGAGGAGCTGGGCACCGTCGCCGCGGTCGAGGACCAGGGCGACGCCATCCGGCTCACGATCCGGGCCGCGACGGTGCTCGAGGACGCCGCGCTGGGGGACTCGATCGCCGTCAACGGCTGCTGCCTGACCGTGGCCGGCCGCGAGGACGACACCTGGACCGCGGACGTCATGCAGGAGACCCTCGACAAGACCAGCCTGCGCGGCGTGCAGCCGGGCGACAGGGTGAACCTCGAGCGCGCCGTCACGGCCGCGACCCGCCTCGGCGGGCACATCGTGCAGGGCCACGTCGACGGCGTCGGCGAGGTGCTCCGGCGCACACCCAGCGAGCACTGGGAGCTCGTCGAGGTGTCGCTGCCCGGACACCTGGGCCGCTACCTGGTCGACAAGGGCTCGATCACCGTCGACGGGGTGAGCCTCACGGTCGTCGAGGCGGGGGAGGGCTCCTTCACCGTCAGCCTGATCCCCGAGACCCTCGCGCGCACCACGCTGGGCTCCCGCCAGGTCGGCGACCGGGTGAACCTGGAGGCCGACGTCATCGCCAAGCACGTCGAGAAGCTGCTCGCGGGCCACCTCCCGCCGGCCCCCGCCACGACCC
- a CDS encoding RsmB/NOP family class I SAM-dependent RNA methyltransferase: MADRRRRPPSSPAAGAAGRPRVDVPRLAALEVLKAVRVDDAYTNLVLPAVLTQHDLSGRDAAFVTELVSGTIRRQGTYDAVLAACIDRPLAKVEAKVLDALRLGAHQLLSMRVPAHAAISTTVDLVRAKVGAGAAGFANAVLRKVTAHDLDAWVALVAPDATADPVGHAAVASSHPGWVVEELRRAVGAPELAALLAADNEPPRVTLVARPGRATRDELPGQPTPWSPYGVVLEGGDPGAVPAVAEGRAGVQDEGSQLVAVVAAAAPLDGRDERWLDLCAGPGGKSALLAALAAGRGARLVAGERQAHRARLVARNLRGAEGVAGVLTADGTRPPFRPGTFDRVLVDAPCTGLGALRRRPEARWRRRPQDLADLVTLQRRLVGSALDLVRPAGVVLYATCSPVLAETADVVSEVLGSRDDVRLEDAAPLLPDVPDAAGPLAGTLQLWPHRHGTDAMFLALLRRS, translated from the coding sequence GTGGCTGACCGTCGGCGGCGTCCGCCCTCGAGCCCTGCCGCCGGCGCGGCCGGCCGGCCGCGCGTCGACGTCCCCCGGCTCGCGGCGCTCGAGGTGCTCAAGGCGGTCCGGGTCGACGACGCCTACACGAACCTGGTGCTGCCCGCGGTCCTCACGCAGCACGACCTGTCGGGCCGCGACGCGGCGTTCGTGACCGAGCTGGTGTCCGGGACGATCCGCCGCCAGGGCACGTACGACGCGGTGTTGGCGGCGTGCATCGACCGTCCGCTGGCCAAGGTCGAGGCCAAGGTGCTCGACGCGCTGCGGCTCGGCGCCCACCAGCTGCTCTCGATGCGCGTGCCCGCGCACGCCGCGATCAGCACCACTGTCGACCTGGTGCGCGCGAAGGTCGGTGCGGGCGCCGCCGGGTTCGCCAACGCCGTGCTGCGCAAGGTGACCGCCCACGACCTCGACGCCTGGGTGGCCCTGGTGGCCCCGGACGCGACGGCGGACCCCGTCGGGCACGCCGCCGTGGCGTCCAGCCACCCCGGCTGGGTCGTCGAGGAGCTCCGCCGTGCCGTGGGCGCCCCCGAGCTGGCCGCGCTGCTCGCGGCCGACAACGAGCCGCCGCGCGTCACGCTCGTCGCCCGACCCGGGCGCGCCACGCGGGACGAGCTGCCGGGCCAGCCGACGCCCTGGTCGCCGTACGGCGTGGTGCTGGAGGGCGGCGACCCCGGTGCCGTGCCGGCCGTCGCCGAGGGGCGGGCGGGCGTCCAGGACGAGGGTTCCCAGCTCGTCGCCGTGGTCGCCGCGGCCGCTCCGCTCGACGGGCGCGACGAGCGCTGGCTCGACCTGTGCGCCGGCCCCGGCGGCAAGTCCGCGCTGCTGGCCGCCCTCGCCGCAGGTCGCGGGGCGCGCCTGGTGGCCGGCGAGCGGCAGGCGCACCGCGCCCGGCTGGTCGCCCGCAACCTGCGCGGTGCCGAGGGCGTCGCCGGGGTGCTCACCGCCGACGGCACCCGCCCGCCGTTCCGTCCCGGCACCTTCGACCGGGTGCTGGTCGACGCTCCGTGCACGGGCCTCGGCGCGCTCCGCCGCCGGCCCGAGGCCCGGTGGCGGCGCCGGCCCCAGGACCTGGCCGACCTGGTCACCCTCCAGCGGCGGCTGGTCGGGTCGGCGCTCGACCTGGTGCGGCCGGCCGGGGTGGTCCTGTACGCGACCTGCTCGCCGGTCCTGGCCGAGACCGCCGACGTCGTCTCCGAGGTGCTCGGCTCGCGCGACGACGTACGCCTCGAGGACGCCGCGCCGCTGCTGCCGGACGTCCCGGACGCCGCCGGGCCCCTCGCGGGCACCCTGCAGCTGTGGCCGCACCGGCACGGCACCGACGCGATGTTCCTGGCCCTGCTGCGCCGTTCCTGA
- a CDS encoding ATP-dependent DNA helicase RecQ yields MTSQQLLTRVEKTAREVFGHDHLLGGQADATTALLSGHDVLLVSPTGSGKSLVYQAAGVLTDGCTLVVSPLLALQQDQVDSIRSAPGGLTACRLSSAESEAEKREVLERATAGEVDFLFCSPEQLANDEVRAAVAAAGIGLVAVDEAHCVSAWGHDFRPDYFRLGELLAELADEQGTPPRVVAMTATAAPPVQDDIVARLGMREPRTVLTGFARDNIALDVVRVVEEADQRTAVLELVAATPGAGIVYCRTRPAAEEYAAALADAGRRTAVYHAGLSHRRREETHEAFMADEVEVVVATSAFGMGIDKPDIRFVVHAQVPESPDTYYQEVGRAGRDGEPASATLVYRPEDLALGKFFSGGVPRKKDVHAVLRAAGEVGTDPKDVAGAAGFGPRKTGRILNLLVLVHETRPEANRPDDAVAAVVDIAESHRRLERSRVDMMRGYAETDRCRSAYLQGYFGEQAEHRCGRCDNCRAGIAEDPADEQDAAYPVQSEVRHEEFGPGVVTDVEDDRVTVLFESVGYRTLSLDVVEEHELLQLA; encoded by the coding sequence GTGACCTCCCAGCAGCTCCTGACCAGGGTCGAGAAGACGGCCCGCGAGGTCTTCGGCCACGACCACCTCCTCGGCGGCCAGGCCGACGCGACGACCGCCCTGCTCTCGGGCCACGACGTGCTGCTGGTCTCCCCGACGGGCTCGGGCAAGTCGCTGGTCTACCAGGCGGCCGGGGTGCTGACCGACGGCTGCACGCTGGTGGTCTCCCCGCTCCTCGCGCTGCAGCAGGACCAGGTCGACAGCATCCGGTCCGCGCCCGGAGGGCTGACCGCGTGCCGGTTGAGCTCGGCGGAGTCCGAGGCGGAGAAGCGCGAGGTCCTCGAGCGGGCCACCGCGGGCGAGGTCGACTTCCTGTTCTGCTCACCCGAGCAGCTGGCCAACGACGAGGTGCGCGCCGCCGTCGCCGCCGCGGGGATCGGCCTGGTCGCCGTGGACGAGGCCCACTGCGTCTCGGCTTGGGGCCACGACTTCCGGCCCGACTACTTCCGGCTCGGCGAGCTGCTGGCCGAGCTCGCCGACGAGCAGGGCACTCCGCCCCGGGTGGTCGCCATGACCGCCACCGCGGCGCCACCGGTCCAGGACGACATCGTCGCCCGGCTGGGGATGCGCGAGCCCCGCACGGTGCTCACCGGGTTCGCCCGGGACAACATCGCCCTCGACGTCGTCCGGGTCGTCGAGGAGGCCGACCAGCGCACGGCGGTCCTCGAGCTGGTCGCCGCGACCCCGGGCGCCGGCATCGTCTACTGCCGCACCCGCCCCGCCGCCGAGGAGTACGCCGCGGCGCTGGCCGACGCGGGGCGCCGCACGGCCGTCTACCACGCCGGTCTGTCCCACCGCCGCCGCGAGGAGACCCACGAGGCGTTCATGGCCGACGAGGTCGAGGTGGTCGTGGCCACCTCGGCGTTCGGCATGGGCATCGACAAGCCCGACATCCGCTTCGTCGTGCACGCCCAGGTCCCCGAGTCGCCGGACACCTACTACCAGGAGGTCGGCCGGGCCGGCCGGGACGGCGAGCCCGCGTCCGCCACCCTGGTCTACCGGCCCGAGGACCTCGCGCTGGGCAAGTTCTTCTCCGGCGGCGTCCCGCGGAAGAAGGACGTCCACGCCGTCCTCCGGGCGGCCGGCGAGGTCGGCACCGACCCCAAGGACGTCGCCGGGGCGGCCGGGTTCGGTCCGCGCAAGACCGGCCGCATCCTCAACCTGCTCGTCCTCGTCCACGAGACCCGGCCCGAGGCGAACCGGCCCGACGACGCGGTCGCGGCGGTCGTCGACATCGCCGAGTCGCACCGCCGGCTGGAGAGGTCCCGCGTCGACATGATGCGCGGGTACGCCGAGACCGACCGCTGCCGGTCGGCGTACCTCCAGGGCTACTTCGGCGAGCAGGCCGAGCACCGGTGCGGGCGCTGCGACAACTGCCGGGCCGGCATCGCCGAGGACCCCGCCGACGAGCAGGACGCGGCGTACCCGGTGCAGTCGGAGGTGCGGCACGAGGAGTTCGGTCCCGGCGTGGTGACCGACGTCGAGGACGACCGGGTCACCGTGCTCTTCGAGTCGGTGGGCTACCGGACGCTCTCGCTCGACGTCGTCGAGGAGCACGAGCTCCTGCAGCTGGCCTGA
- a CDS encoding AAA family ATPase — protein sequence MGLRQPPVVRVSVPREGRAERLPLGRWPLTVPAVEHLVRRGLDLAPGVTFLVGENGSGKSTIVEAVAEAYGMGVEGGSTGARHTTRPSESPLGAALDLRRGIGAPRWGFFLRAETMHGFYTYLEETRVRRVDRPEPEEPVFHELSHGESFLELLRTRFDSPGFYCLDEPEAALSFSSTLALVAALHELVARGGQVLCATHSPVLAAMPGTRILEVGPWGLRPATWEQLELVEHWRAYLADPERYLRHVLG from the coding sequence GTGGGACTCCGCCAGCCGCCCGTCGTCCGCGTGTCGGTGCCGCGCGAGGGGCGGGCCGAGCGACTGCCCCTGGGCCGGTGGCCGCTGACCGTGCCGGCCGTCGAGCACCTCGTGCGGCGCGGGCTCGACCTCGCCCCCGGCGTGACCTTCCTGGTCGGCGAGAACGGCTCGGGGAAGTCGACGATCGTCGAGGCCGTCGCCGAGGCGTACGGCATGGGCGTCGAGGGCGGCTCGACCGGGGCGCGCCACACCACCCGCCCCTCGGAGTCACCGCTCGGCGCGGCCCTGGACCTGCGGCGCGGGATCGGCGCACCGCGCTGGGGGTTCTTCCTCCGCGCCGAGACGATGCACGGCTTCTACACCTACCTGGAGGAGACGCGGGTGCGTCGGGTGGACCGGCCGGAGCCCGAGGAGCCGGTCTTCCACGAGCTCAGCCACGGCGAGTCGTTCCTCGAGCTGCTGCGCACCCGCTTCGACTCCCCCGGCTTCTACTGTCTCGACGAGCCCGAGGCCGCGCTGTCGTTCTCCTCGACCCTCGCGCTGGTCGCCGCCCTGCACGAGCTCGTCGCGAGGGGCGGGCAGGTGCTGTGCGCGACCCACTCCCCCGTGCTGGCCGCCATGCCCGGGACGAGGATCCTCGAGGTCGGGCCCTGGGGCCTCCGCCCGGCCACCTGGGAGCAGCTGGAGCTGGTCGAGCACTGGCGCGCCTACCTGGCCGACCCGGAGCGCTACCTGCGCCACGTGCTGGGCTGA
- a CDS encoding lipid kinase — translation MSTPAAVRRVAVVVNTGSRRGAAALEQATAALRSAGLGEVRTHPVRDGATLAATLDRVVAEAPDLLVVGGGDGTVGCAAGRVAGTVVTLGVLPLGTANDFARTLEIPSDVPGAVAALVAGRVVDVDLGRVDGRAFLNVASVGLSVAVTERLTPALKRRLGPAAYPVATLGAYRHHRPFAARLEFPDGDHEPVELDDLLQVAVGNGRHYGGGNAVSPSASIDDHLLDVYAIERGRLRDHVSIARFLKDGSFVEHERVHHLTTRRVRLRTDPVLGVNLDGEVVATTPALFEVERNAVHVVVPPTSRAAVLDGRRAGEAS, via the coding sequence ATGTCCACCCCAGCAGCTGTCCGCCGGGTCGCGGTCGTCGTCAACACCGGCTCGCGCCGGGGCGCCGCCGCGCTCGAGCAGGCCACCGCCGCGCTGCGGTCCGCCGGCTTGGGCGAGGTCCGCACGCACCCGGTCCGCGACGGAGCCACCCTCGCCGCCACCCTCGACCGCGTCGTCGCCGAGGCGCCGGACCTGCTCGTGGTCGGCGGCGGCGACGGCACGGTCGGCTGCGCCGCCGGACGGGTCGCCGGGACAGTGGTCACCCTCGGCGTGCTGCCGCTCGGGACCGCCAACGACTTCGCCCGGACCCTCGAGATCCCGTCCGACGTGCCCGGCGCCGTGGCGGCGCTCGTCGCCGGGCGGGTGGTCGACGTCGACCTGGGCCGGGTCGACGGCCGGGCCTTCCTCAACGTCGCGTCGGTCGGCCTGTCGGTGGCCGTCACCGAGCGCCTCACGCCCGCGCTGAAGCGCCGGCTCGGCCCCGCGGCGTACCCCGTCGCGACCCTGGGCGCCTACCGCCACCACCGGCCGTTCGCCGCACGACTGGAGTTCCCCGACGGCGACCACGAGCCGGTCGAGCTCGACGACCTGCTGCAGGTGGCGGTCGGCAACGGACGCCACTACGGCGGGGGCAACGCGGTCTCGCCGTCCGCCTCGATCGACGACCACCTGCTCGACGTCTACGCGATCGAGCGCGGCCGGCTGCGCGACCACGTGTCCATCGCGCGCTTCCTCAAGGACGGCTCGTTCGTCGAGCACGAGCGCGTCCACCACCTGACGACCCGGCGGGTGCGCCTGCGCACCGACCCGGTGCTGGGGGTGAACCTGGACGGGGAGGTGGTGGCGACCACGCCCGCGCTGTTCGAGGTCGAGCGCAACGCCGTCCACGTCGTCGTGCCGCCGACCAGCCGCGCGGCCGTGCTCGACGGGAGGCGCGCCGGCGAGGCGTCCTGA
- a CDS encoding MmcQ/YjbR family DNA-binding protein encodes MGRPATPEDVDAICRSLPEVELGTSWGDRPTYLVHGRGFLLFRAPDRHTVDPATGEPYEDLLVVTTPSMDAKEALVADPSTPFFTIDHFRRTSAVLVSQSRLGELDVEELREVLTDAWTARAPKRLVRDHLGDDRG; translated from the coding sequence ATGGGCCGCCCCGCGACGCCGGAGGACGTGGACGCGATCTGCCGGTCGCTGCCCGAGGTCGAGCTCGGCACGAGCTGGGGCGACCGTCCGACGTACCTCGTGCACGGACGCGGGTTCCTGCTCTTCCGCGCGCCCGACCGGCACACGGTGGACCCGGCGACCGGGGAGCCCTACGAGGACCTGCTGGTCGTCACGACGCCGTCCATGGACGCCAAGGAGGCGCTGGTCGCCGACCCGTCGACGCCGTTCTTCACCATCGACCACTTCCGGCGCACCAGCGCGGTGCTCGTCTCGCAGTCGCGGCTCGGTGAGCTCGACGTCGAGGAGCTGCGCGAGGTCCTGACCGACGCCTGGACCGCCCGCGCGCCGAAGCGGCTCGTGCGCGACCACCTCGGGGACGACCGTGGCTGA